In Cyclobacteriaceae bacterium, the DNA window TAAAGATCGTTTATAAGGAAGATCTTGAGAGCGTAACTCAAGCCGTTATCCTTGCATTGAAGGGAAATAATTCCGGGAACTATAATATGGTTTTCAGGATATTCTCATTGGAGGATGGTATCCGGTGGATAAATCTTATTGGCAAGACCTATACGGATGAATATGGCAAGCACACGCTCTTCTCAGGAATCGCAAGGAACATTACAGAGTTAAAGAACAATGAATCGCTTCGTCTCATCCAACAGGAGACAGAAACTGCTTTGCTTGGAGCTATAGAACTGGCGGAGCTTGGCACCTGGACATTAGACCTGACCACCGGCATTTATCAATATTCAGAGAGACTAAGAGAATGGTTTGGTTTTAAGAAGGATGAGATCATCACCACCTATAAAATGCAAGGTGCGATTGATAAGAGAAACTGGCCACTGCTTGATTATTCGTTAAGCAATGCAATTAAAAAGGGAAGCACCTTTCGTTATGATCTTGAATATAAAATAAAAGCATACGGTACTTCTCAAGAGAGAATTGTCCACTCTCAGGGAAAAGTATTCTTCGATGATGCCGGCATTGCTATCAAAATAAGCGGCACTGCTCAAGACGTTACGATACAACGAGAACTTCAGATCGCACTGGAGCAAGAGGTACAGGAACGTACCATGGCATTAGCGACCTCCAACGAAAAGCTTGCAGAGAAAGTACTGGAGGTTGCCAGCACGAATGCTGATTTGGTTCAATCGAATCAGGAGTTGGAGCAGTACGCATACATTGCAAGTCATGACCTTCAGGAGCCTCTTCGGAAGATCCGGATATTTTCCAGCAGGCTTCTGACTAAAATTGATCCTGAGGAATCGCAATCCTTATTAAAAAAGATCCATACATCAGCGGAGAGAATGACGATGCTGATCCAGAACGTTCTGGAATTCTCAAAATTACTGGAGCTTCATCGTGAGCGAACCAATACTGACCTTAATTTGATTGTTGCAACTGTGATAGATGATTTTGAATTAATGATCGCAGAAAAACATGCAGTGATTGAAATCGATCCGCTCCCCTTCGTTGAAGCGATCCCCATACAAATGCATCAGCTGTTTCAAAACTTGGTTGGCAATGCACTCAAGTTCTCAAGGCCTGATGTTGTTCCTAAAGTATCAATTCAGTGTCAGGTTCTTGAAAAAGATGAAGCCAAAACCTATGTGTCGCCGATCTTGCCTTATGCACAATATTATAAGATATCATTTTCTGATAACGGAATTGGATTTGAGACCCAGTACAGTGATCGTATTTTCGAAATCTTTCAGCGGCTCAATAACCGTGAAGATTATGAAGGCGCGGGAATAGGACTTGCGCTATGCAAACGCATTGTAAGTAATCACCTGGGCAACCTGGCCGTAGCATCTGAGCCTGGAACGGGAACCATCTTTAGCATCGTGTTGCCTGATAAACAAAAGCAAAAAGCAACGTAACCAAATCTGTTTGATATGTTGGTGATAACACAATCCCAGACAAACAATACGAGGCAACGCAACAGGCCGCCCGCTATCAGTAATGCGAAAGTAACTATTGAGGTTTCATGTCGGCATGTTAAATTCCTTGTTCAATAAATTATTGGGATCTTGGCGATATCAACACTACAAGACAAAGCCCCATAGGGGGCGTCCTGTTTGTAGTGAAATTGCATGTGTATCGCCATAGCTCCATAGGAGCGGCCTGTTATTAAATTCTCTATTCACTACATGCTTTACTATTCACTCTTCAACGTCTCCGCCGGATTCAGTTTAGCAATCTTCAATGTCAGGTATGCAAGAGTCCCCCATGCAATCAGGATCAGCACGCCACCTGCCCCCACAAATACCAGGGGATTGATCTCTGTCCTGAAAGAAAATTTCTCAAGCCATCGGCTCATCATCCACCACGTAAGAGGTGCCGCAAGCACAATGGACAAGCCGATCAACCGTGTAAAATCTCTCATCAGCAATACGATCAGACCCATCAGCGATGCACCCAATACTTTACGCACGGATATCTCCTTTGTCTTCTGACGGAAGCTGAGCGCCGCTATTCCCAATAGTCCGAAACAGGCAATGACAACCGCAATCAATGAAAAGGAAGCAAGCACATTTCCCATATTCTGTTCAGATCTATACTGCTGATCCAATTGCTCTTTCAGAAAGGTAAATTCAAAAGTGAAGTCGTCGTCAAATTTCTTCCATGCTTGTCCGATGGAGGCTATCGTGGCCGGAAATTCATCCGTCCTGACCCTGACTACTACATAATTGAAGTGGGTGGATAATCTGAAAATAAGCGGACCGATAGGTCGGTGTAATGACTGGAAATTAAAATCTTTTACTACTCCGATCACCTTTCCCCTTGTCTTTTCTCCATCACCATTCCAGACGATCTCCTCACCTACTCCGGTCTTCATATGAAGACTATTCATTGCTGTTTCATTGATGATGAACGCATCACGGTCGGCTGGATTTTCAAGAGAGAATGTTTTGCCATCTGTAAACTCAATGGAAAGTGTTTTAAAAAAATCATAGTCGACATAAACCTCTGACGCATCAATGTCTTCATCAGGATGATCAGGAGTAAAGATTCCATTCTGATTAAATGAACGGCCTGGTATATTCGATGTTGCGGATACTG includes these proteins:
- a CDS encoding PAS domain-containing protein, with protein sequence MTEETSILTGFSPEFLRDTGSLHSCLQMAGIGTWEFRLNNNLIFWDDECRLLFGVKQGNSISYSEALKIVYKEDLESVTQAVILALKGNNSGNYNMVFRIFSLEDGIRWINLIGKTYTDEYGKHTLFSGIARNITELKNNESLRLIQQETETALLGAIELAELGTWTLDLTTGIYQYSERLREWFGFKKDEIITTYKMQGAIDKRNWPLLDYSLSNAIKKGSTFRYDLEYKIKAYGTSQERIVHSQGKVFFDDAGIAIKISGTAQDVTIQRELQIALEQEVQERTMALATSNEKLAEKVLEVASTNADLVQSNQELEQYAYIASHDLQEPLRKIRIFSSRLLTKIDPEESQSLLKKIHTSAERMTMLIQNVLEFSKLLELHRERTNTDLNLIVATVIDDFELMIAEKHAVIEIDPLPFVEAIPIQMHQLFQNLVGNALKFSRPDVVPKVSIQCQVLEKDEAKTYVSPILPYAQYYKISFSDNGIGFETQYSDRIFEIFQRLNNREDYEGAGIGLALCKRIVSNHLGNLAVASEPGTGTIFSIVLPDKQKQKAT